The following proteins come from a genomic window of Synechococcus sp. BIOS-E4-1:
- a CDS encoding carboxysome shell carbonic anhydrase, with amino-acid sequence MVRSMPPRGGRPLAPTAPTRRQLQESLAQRAPAPEVSNPAESSSLLGSTTRQTTLQRRQALAASGKAALPNAGAVSGSRIRSQADRRRPKPLKQARLKRGESGNAVAVNLSRTSLPWSVDTHPLTDQAANDRLRDYELDVKGRFDRIVPLLKRVSALQHEPDFLAQAQRLARSELGFDLPDHILEKSWVRPLDMRALFAWCVFQSHQLFSERFFQDDPLEAASGSQASEEFNAFLLDCGFHLLDVTPCADGRLAHTIAYALRIPFSAVRRRSHAGAMFDVENTVNRWIKTEHRRFREQVPNEAHAPTRYLKVVAYHFSSLDPTHQGCAAHGSDDSLAAASGLQRLHDFREAVENSFCCGASVDLLLVGLDTDTDAIRVHVPDHNGEILLDQWLCARALYESTSPLTVQQARDAVQAAVQTHVSSAPDEGMVRFITRLLVSNISQQDYVRSLHHGPYPDAGHAERFIGVGIGFKEVHLRNLTYFAHLDTVEQGAPDLDVGVKIFKGLNVARDLPIPVVVRFDYSGKVPGARDRAIADCQRIQKAIDERYSTLVNDGLLHTLLTIRDRDQPHPALAVGSTLDPVQQEAH; translated from the coding sequence ATGGTTCGCTCCATGCCTCCCCGTGGCGGGCGACCTCTTGCGCCCACTGCTCCAACCCGGCGCCAGCTCCAGGAATCGCTTGCTCAGCGGGCCCCCGCTCCTGAAGTCAGCAATCCAGCGGAATCCAGCTCACTGCTCGGCAGCACAACGCGGCAAACCACTTTGCAGCGTCGCCAGGCATTGGCTGCATCAGGAAAGGCGGCTCTTCCAAACGCTGGAGCCGTTTCCGGAAGTCGCATCCGCTCTCAGGCGGATCGCCGTCGCCCCAAACCCCTGAAGCAAGCCAGGCTCAAGCGTGGAGAGTCCGGAAACGCTGTTGCCGTCAACCTCAGCAGAACCTCACTTCCCTGGTCGGTGGACACCCATCCACTGACCGATCAGGCGGCCAACGACCGGCTCAGGGATTACGAGCTTGACGTCAAAGGTCGCTTCGACCGGATCGTGCCCCTGCTGAAGCGGGTGTCGGCTCTTCAGCATGAACCTGACTTTCTGGCACAGGCTCAGCGCCTTGCCCGCTCCGAGCTTGGGTTTGACCTTCCCGATCACATCCTGGAGAAGTCCTGGGTGAGACCCCTGGACATGAGAGCCCTGTTCGCCTGGTGTGTGTTTCAGTCGCATCAGCTGTTCAGTGAGCGTTTTTTCCAGGACGATCCCCTGGAGGCGGCATCAGGCAGTCAGGCCTCGGAGGAGTTCAATGCGTTCCTTCTCGACTGCGGATTCCATCTGCTTGATGTGACTCCCTGCGCTGACGGCCGGCTGGCGCACACCATCGCCTACGCCCTGCGCATTCCCTTCAGCGCCGTGCGCCGTCGCTCGCATGCCGGCGCCATGTTCGATGTTGAGAACACCGTCAATCGCTGGATCAAGACCGAGCATCGCCGTTTCCGCGAGCAGGTTCCCAATGAAGCGCATGCTCCGACGCGCTATCTGAAGGTGGTGGCGTACCACTTCAGTTCCCTCGATCCGACGCATCAGGGCTGTGCTGCGCACGGAAGTGATGACTCACTGGCGGCTGCTTCGGGTCTGCAGCGTCTGCATGACTTCCGTGAAGCGGTTGAGAACAGCTTCTGTTGTGGCGCTTCGGTTGACCTGCTCCTGGTCGGCCTGGACACCGACACCGATGCCATCCGGGTTCATGTTCCCGATCACAACGGTGAGATCCTTCTGGATCAGTGGCTCTGTGCCCGGGCGCTGTACGAAAGCACCTCCCCGCTGACGGTGCAGCAGGCGAGGGATGCCGTCCAGGCCGCTGTGCAGACCCATGTGTCTTCTGCTCCCGATGAGGGCATGGTCAGGTTCATCACACGGCTGCTTGTCAGCAACATCTCCCAGCAGGATTATGTCCGCTCGCTGCATCACGGTCCCTACCCGGATGCCGGGCATGCGGAGCGTTTCATCGGGGTCGGCATCGGCTTCAAGGAGGTGCACCTTCGCAACCTCACCTATTTCGCCCATCTCGACACCGTTGAGCAGGGAGCGCCGGATCTTGATGTGGGTGTGAAAATCTTCAAGGGCCTCAATGTGGCTCGCGATCTGCCGATTCCGGTTGTCGTGCGCTTTGACTACTCGGGCAAGGTTCCCGGTGCCAGGGATCGCGCCATCGCCGATTGTCAGCGAATCCAGAAGGCCATCGATGAGCGTTATTCGACGCTCGTCAATGACGGTCTTCTTCACACCCTTCTGACCATTCGCGACCGTGACCAGCCACACCCGGCGTTGGCAGTAGGTTCCACACTCGATCCCGTCCAGCAGGAGGCTCACTGA